Genomic DNA from Triticum urartu cultivar G1812 unplaced genomic scaffold, Tu2.1 TuUngrouped_contig_8207, whole genome shotgun sequence:
TCCAGCTGCTAAGAGGGTCCAGCTGTTAATACGAATAACAGAAACTCTGTTATAGCCATTTCTGTACATTCAATGTACTCTACGGATAGAGGAATACATAAAGTTGAACATAATAAAATGAGAAATTGAAAGATTTCGTTGAAATTGTTCGTTTGGAAATTTCCCGAAAAGCTAATTATAGGTTCTTCTCTCCATCGGAACAATAGGGCCGTTATGCTTATTACTAAACTTGTTGAAGAGATGAAATAGAACCAAGGTCTATCTTTTTGATCAGAGGTTGAATCGATCATCAGAAGAAGAATTAGGCCAAAAATTAGGATACATTCTGGGAAAATGAAACTTCCATTGAAGAGAAGCAAATGAAACGCTTTCATAAAAATTCTCGTAGAATCGAGAATGAAGTTTTCATTCTGTACATGCCAGATCATGAATTAGTAACTGCATCCAATCTCCGAAAAGTCCCGATTGTTTCGATTTTTGAAATGGGATATTTACGGAATCCCCATGAATAGGATCAAACCTTATTCCATGCTATTTCCATAAGATTCTTCTTTCTTATTCTTAAGCAAGCCCTCGAGAGGGCTTAGTTGATCATGATTTCtgttttctctttcttttcctttttgtttGTTTCGAGAAAGATATCGTCCGATTCTCCTTCTATTGATTCTTTTCCGATCGAGATGTACGGATCCATGTGTCTACATACATAGATTCTGTTCATGGATTAACGAAAATGTGCAAGAGCTCTATTTGCCTCTGCCATTCTATGAGTCGCTTCCTTTTTGCGTATGGCACCCCCACTCCCTTTGGCAGCATCTACTAATTCGGAACTTAATTTGAAAGCCATATTTCGACCCGGACGCTTTTGGGATGCTTCTAATAACCAACGAATGGCAAGTGCTCTTCCTTGTTTAGATCCTATTTCAATCGGAACTTTCCGCGTCGATCCTTTTTTATTAC
This window encodes:
- the LOC125531832 gene encoding 30S ribosomal protein S7, chloroplastic gives rise to the protein MSRRGTAEKRTAKSDPIFRNRLVNMVVNRIMKDGKKSLAYQILYRAVKKIQQKTETNPLLVLRQAIRRVTPNIGVKTRRNKKGSTRKVPIEIGSKQGRALAIRWLLEASQKRPGRNMAFKLSSELVDAAKGSGGAIRKKEATHRMAEANRALAHFR